The Streptomyces sp. NBC_00162 sequence GCGCCCGCCTCGACCACGATCCGGTGCTCCTCCCAGAGCGCGCGCCGGGCGGCCGTGATCGCCGTGTCCGGGACGAGGACCGACCGTACGGACTCGTCCTGCGCGGCGGCCAGCGCGTCCGCCGAGACCCGCGTGGCCCCGAGCGAGTCGGCGGCGACGGAGTCCACTGCGACGTCCACCGGGCGGCCCGCTGCCAGGGCCGCGTTCAGGGCGCGGCAGTTCTCCGGCTCGGCCGCGATCACCCGTACGCCGTGTTCGCGCGCGGCGGTGGCGACCCCGGCGAACAGTCCGCCGCCGCCGACCGCGACGACCACGGCGTCGAGTCCCGGCAGCGCCGCCCGGATCTCCTCGAGCAGGGTTCCGGCGCCCGCGGCGATGAGCGGGTGGTCGTAGGCGTGGCTGCTCAGGGCCCCGCTGTGGGCGGCGAACTCCTCGCAGGCGGCGAGCGCTTCGGCGTACCGGTCGCCGACGAGCCGCACCTCGGCCCCGTACCCCCGCAGCCGTTCCACCTTCACCCGGGGGGCGTTGGCGGGCAGGAACACCGTCGCGGGCACGCCTTGGCCGCGGGCCGCCCAGGCGCAGGCGAGCCCTGCGTTGCCGCCGGAGGCGATGGTGACCCCGGCGGCCGGGAGGGTGCCGGCCCGGTGGTGGGCGGCGAGGAAGTTGTGTGCGCCGCGGGCCTTGAAGGAGCCGGTGTGCTGGAGGTGTTCCAGGGCGTACCAGACCCCGTCGGCCGCGGGAGCGACGGCGACGGGCCGTACCGATCCGGCGATCCGGTCGGCGGCGGCGCGCACGGCGGCGTAGTCGAGCTGCTGTTCCATGGTCGATCTCCCCATCAGGCGGCGGGCCGGGCGGCCTCGATCAGCTGGCGCAGGGCGCCGTAGTACACCTCGTGGTCCGTCAGGGGCGGCAGTACGTCGGCCAGCCCGCCGGAGAGCACGGGGAACCGCGCCGGGTCCAGCGCGGCCAGGGCCGCCCGGGAGGCGGCGGTGGCCCCGGCCGGGTCCCGGTGGTCCACGAAGGCCGCGCTGCCCAGGGTGAGCAGGTACATGCGGCGGTAGACGGTCATCGCCTCGGCGGCGGTCATCCCAGCGGCCACGCTGTC is a genomic window containing:
- a CDS encoding serine/threonine dehydratase, translated to MEQQLDYAAVRAAADRIAGSVRPVAVAPAADGVWYALEHLQHTGSFKARGAHNFLAAHHRAGTLPAAGVTIASGGNAGLACAWAARGQGVPATVFLPANAPRVKVERLRGYGAEVRLVGDRYAEALAACEEFAAHSGALSSHAYDHPLIAAGAGTLLEEIRAALPGLDAVVVAVGGGGLFAGVATAAREHGVRVIAAEPENCRALNAALAAGRPVDVAVDSVAADSLGATRVSADALAAAQDESVRSVLVPDTAITAARRALWEEHRIVVEAGAATALAALRGAPEPLGERVAVILCGANTDPGDLAH